In Sardina pilchardus chromosome 8, fSarPil1.1, whole genome shotgun sequence, the genomic window AcatgagagaaaagaagaaagaaatcaCCCCcagtcctccctctcctccctccttctaaCAACCTCCCTTTAGATTTTAGACTAGTAGCCGCTCTCTCATTTCCACACACTAGTCATTCTCTCAACTTTACTGAAGGTCTTTAGGTAGATAACTGGAATGCTTCTCCAACAGTCTCCAAGGAGTCCCCATGCATACTGAGTCTGAAGGAGTTCCCATACAGTCTGTGATTCTCCCACTCATGCTAATTCAGAAGCATCCCATGTGATTATACCTCATTATGAAGATGGTTATGATAATGCCATTCTGACGGGTACTGTATATTTGGAATGTTCTCTTCTCTACGTTGTATGAAGCCTTCTCTGATAGTTTGCTTTCTGTacaatgtgtgtaatgtattctcatttcacttgacctaatgtgaaaatatgttttttacCGTCCTTCTTCTTTCAAAGACATTTGAAGTTACTTCTTTTATGAGTGACTAATATATCGGCTATAACCAATATGTTCAGATGTTACCAAGccacaaataataaataaattgaaCATTTAATAATTCCCTGCTTGTTGTTGTATCAACTTGAAGAATGGAAGGATGATTTGAGGTTTGAATCCTGGCCAGCAAACATAATCACAACTAGATGTACCGAATagcagtacaaaatatgacagcCTCTCAGGCCTATACATCCTCTCCTGCTTGTCATGCTTGTTAatttttccatctcctactccatcccctactcttgcaacttttgtgtatgcttgtgtgcgtgtgtgtgtctggttgtgtgtgtgcatgcgtgtgtgtatgtcaatttgtttccatctcctataGAGCCTGACCAATATGAGATTTTGAAGGCCAATACTGATTTTGCTATATTTGAGTTTTTCAAAAAACGATACCCGATAACACAAGTTCTACCATAAGGTTGTAATCAAGGTCAGGCATTTTGTATTTGAATAGTCCTTACTATCTAGATTCCTGATGAAAGGCTCTTAATATAaagtcatttatttttttaagaaaCAAAAGTATAGATTAAAGAAGAAGAGTATAGAATAGTAAGAATAAAATAGGCCTTTGTTCTGTGCTAACCACATTGCTAACTACACTGTGAGTGGTTTATACGTCATGACTTTATGCAAGCAAAACATTTTACAAGTATAATCAGTTAGCCTACATTACTTTACTTTTAGCCTTTGTAGCTTAAACCATGCTCTTCCTTACTTTAAACATTTTGTTGAAATTCGAGAAACTGTAGACTGAAACTAGGGAGAAGTTTAGTTGATGTTTGGAAATGAATATTAGCTCAGATGCTTACAATTATTTTGTGTGGTCTTTGTTGTGTTCATTTTAAGATTCTTTACTGAAACATCTTGCACTGCATACTCTAatacttaaagaggaactatgcaggattggcgatttcatctctggtttcggtttcgttgttcgttttcgctcgttttatgcttgcattttctctgcagagcttccccgacagctttagcgtgtatatttatacatgtataggctatatttaaatatataaattgcaagcgtggttcttcgtctcagacttccagatgtaaacaaagagcgatcgtctcctgcagaaagttgcatagggtctctttaacctAGAGAGTCTCCCTCTAGTGTCTAGTTCATAGGCGACCTGTGAACCAGGCttttgcaaaattcagaattgaattgcgaatgactcctaaattccaatgcaattcttgagtttgaattgaatttgaattgaggtcaaaaacaggatgcagatgcttctcgcctgctagcttcatgtctTCATGCAAGTtaccttgattattacgccagatgagagtgtagttccatgtcaaatcagcctagaaaaacggcaggtttcattttcagttggtcttattgcactttctaacttgagaggagacacgttttaaatgggaaaattaccagaaatcttagtcacttttaaacatgaagctagcaggcgagaagctaatggtctaatccgattcaatgatctatgctaggctgaagctaaaagttttatcgccagactcacagaatggctggatgaacgggagcaaggtaaatatcgattgttttgctcgagaggaggtggaaaatgagcgtatttccaaaaatggcggaatatccctttaaatagtCTAGTAGCTGGCAGGAACTGTCAGAATGGCAGCAGGATCAGCATACAATTGAAGGTGCCACATACTGAATTGTATCCTGTTTAGAGCCATGGAGCCAGCCCTCGAGTAACCCCTTAGTAGTAACCTATCTATTTTTGTCTACAGAAGCAGTTGAGGCAGACCAAGGGAAAATTCCAGCAGAGAATCCAGGAGAGAAAtaaggagctgcaggagctgaggaAGGCTGTGGACACTCTCAAGGTGAGTAATGAGAACGCTATAGTTGGCTGATGGAGGTTTCAGCTCTCAAATGTTTTTGCAATTGCCAGTTGTGTTTAAGGGCTGTTTAAAGATCATAACATGCATGTATTTCATTTGTCAGAACAAACTTCCTATTCATTCTTTTTGCTGAATGCTTTCGGTCCccaacaaaatgtcactctcattatcatccaaaaatagacTCTAGGTTGTTTTTAGACGGGACCTTCTATAATATACATTTTTTGATTGGACTTTTTTGTGATATAAAATTAATCTTGCTGAATCATGGGGAGTGAGAAAGCTAAAGTATAAATTAGTTGTAATGAATTATAATTCCACCCTCAGGCCAAATTGTTATAAGCCCAGACAAGAACCACTGACACCCTGAAACACTTTCAGTCTCctgctcttctctgtgtgtgtttccaaacaGAGTTCTGCAAAGACAGCGGTGGACAACAGTGAGAGGATCTTTACTGAGATGATTCGCTCTATTGAGAGAAGGCGCTCTGAGGTGACAGAGCTGATCAGAGCTCAGGAGAAGGCTGAGGTGAGTTGGGCTGAAGGACTCCTGAAGCAACTGGAGCAGGAGAttgctgagctgaagaggagagatgctgagcTGGAGCATCTTTCGCACATAGACAATCACATTCATTTCATCAAGGTAACATTAACCTGCCCTCCAGAAACTGACATTAAATGAAAAGTATAAGACATGGCCTTATGTACTAAGAATTAGCAGCAAATTACCGCCTTACCACCTTAAAACATGGCATCAAACAGACCACTGCATGAAAGCGCATTTTGTCTGCCACTGGAGCACAAAATGGCAAACTGTGCTTTTCTTGCCCTTATGCATTTTTGGGAAGTTTGAGGAGAGTATCGCGcaaacacagaggaggagaaatgtTAATAGTGATTGATTAGGTATTCCGCCATATTTACTGTATGAAAATGCACACTTGTGGTGAAAATATTCCACCATTTCAAAGCAGGTGCAGcctaatccaaattgcggttaaatgtgcCAATTAGAGAAACTTTCAAAGaaccagaacagaacagaaccagtATGCAAAGCACCAGTTGTGCTAAAGCAACGTAGcttttgtttacctttctaatgtcatactttcactttcacatcaTCCACTTCCCAATCTGCTAGACTAGGGTTTTTAAATCTGTCATAGCCTTTGTGTGGTAAATAGTTTGAGTAGCATATACTTTTTTCAGATACTGCTCTGCATTATGTCGTTGCTTGTTGTCTTCTTATCATCATGTATGATGGCTAAACttttgattccttttaatgttgccATTGACTAACTCCATTCAACAGCCGTTCCGCAATGGGCACCACAAATTGCAATATGATGATTGCTGTTTACCTACCTTATTGAAGTGAAAGCTGATTAAGTTCCATGCAATATGACAAGGcacagtgtttgtgttgtttgtgttgtatttAGTATCACTAAAATATGTATTGTATTTAGTGGACACATTTCTGTGAAACATAGGCATATGTCCATATCAACAGTATGTAATAAAATCTGTAATTGTGCTGTATGATGTGTGATTAGAGTAAAAATAAATTGTATTGTTATATGCAATAATGGCAGTATGTGTctaacatgtgcacacacttaaATGCACTGATGCATAATTACACGTGCACTAAACCAACTAATTTAGCAGTCTTTGTGGAAACAGTCCTGACGGACTATTCGGGTGGCCTGTGACTGTctcaccttgtgtgtgtttctgtctgcagAATGTTGTGTCAGTCACTGCTGCGCCTTGCAGAACAGTTTCAACCAACATGGCCTTCAGGAGTTTCTCTTTTGAGGCTGTGAAAGAATCTGTCTCTGCAGTGAAGGTGCAGCTGGAGTTGAAACTGGATGGCATCTTCAAGCAGGAAGTAGCCAAGATATCTACAGCAGGTTGGACAAACCTCTAGAATTGACACAATCATAATAGGACACTGTTATGTTTGAATTGTTATGGATTTATTTGACTCTGTATTTTCTGTCTCTCAACAGTGGCACATATCCAGATCATTCGGCCTTTAGAATGTGAGTCTGTCATTATGTTACATTCTCTTCAACAATTCAAATAAAACGTCCTTTTAGAGCTAACAGACCTGTCACAAATgctaaaaataaacatttcccAAAAGATGATAATTGTTCTGTTGATCCTGGCTGattgagtgtctctgtgttggtTCCCAGATGTTGATCCTGAACCCACAGTCAGAAGAACAGACAGTAAGGGCATACTCCTACAAAGGGTTTAGGAGAAAATGAAACACATACACTGGGGGCCCTAAcctacacacagcacatcatGAAGCCATCCTCTGAAAATGTTAACACCACTGactaagaaaaggaaaaaaaggtcgcactttgcTCACACTGTGGAAGGTGCTAAGCCGAAACACgtctgtgcaataaaaacacgtttaaatgcaaagtgcaacctttttttcttttcttagtaaacatatacgtttggtctagcactctcaaaaacaaacctaagagactgagtgaagcctgctcctaccatacaaaACACCACTGACTAAGACATAACTGATTTGAAGTGAAATTAGCAGCTGTACACTGCTATGTTGAGATTGCACTGTGAAGTTATCTATCAAGTGACAAGACCTTAGCAATGAGTCCTTTCTAAAACAATGTCAAGTTTTATTGGTAGTAAAGTGATTCTCTGTTTCAGTGTCTGATATCCTGGCTGTTTTTCCTGAACCAGTAACCAGAGAGGAGCTCTTGCTGTGTAAGTtggagacacgcacacacgcacacgcacacacacacacacacacgccaagacAAAGGTCAGTTGAATCACATAGGAAGGAGACTGCAGCACACTGATCTCACTTGCAGTCTTTTATTGGTGCAAacagactaacgtttcgacactactgtgtcttcttcagagtcaCAGTAGTGTTGAAATGTTAGTCTGTTTGCACCAATAAAAGACTGCAAGTGAGATCAGTGTGCTGCAGTGTCCTTCCTATGTGATTCTCCTGgtcctactgagaagcacctgTGATGGCAGATGTTTAGGATTGATGCGCAGAGTTCTTCATTTTAAAAAGGTCAGTTGAACTCTGCACATGATCCGGGCATCAAGTCAGGGTGTGACACGGGTGAGTgtatttactgtaggctacaaaaagCACAGGTAAATTCACACCTGGCAAGCGGGTGTGTTATTGACGTTCTGTGCAAAACTGATGATATTTCCTTGGCCTTAATTGTAGCCGATAAGTGTATGACTTTGTCATGATCATCAAGTTCAAAATCGTATTATTCTCATTGATGACAGACTGATTGGCAAAGAAGTTCccatggacatacagtacattgcattgcgATTTAACTGACTATAGGCTTTACTGTATATGGCCAGATTGTGTCTATAGCCTTTATGTAGGCAGGGCTACCATTTGGTTGGGAATGATAGCATTTGGGAAAAAGGGAAAAGTGTCAAGTGCTAGATGAACTTAAGCctatcttaaagcaacactaaagagtttttcgtcccttaaaataatgtttccaaaatcatttcagtggttcatcaactcgtaacagggtgaacagcacttctgctttcacttcgcggccctctatcggctttaaccgcactatgtaactttacgaggtggggtagtgtatctgtagttcgatgaaatgagacatcagaaactacaaatttgacttgcttcgatgtcgcaatacatcatactttcataaaatcatgcaacatattctaccttgtctgttatttgctggataaacaaatagcgtgtgtgcaacagaggaaaagtgctttagtgttgctttaaagcaaaGAGCTTATAAGAGCAATATTTCGATCCCCAGCATCTTCTTATTATGAGTGCATCTTGCAGATGGCAATGTGTTGCCCTTTGTAGGGAAAATAAAACACCTTTTCAGACCCTTTTTTCATTTTAACAACCTGGACTTGCCATATTAGCGTTATCTTTATTATTGATTGATATTGTGCATCATACCCCAACAATATGCTTTGCGTCAACCCTGTCTCCTCCCCTCACTTGAATCACCCAGAGTATTTACTGCACGGGCATCTTCTCGGAGATCATGTGTGAGAATGGCTCCAGagcacagtggggagaacatgtatttgataccatgctaaagttgcctaaaaagaggaatataaaatcatcatctgACAATTGatcgtaatgccttaatttaaaaaatcactcaggacaccaattttctttgtgattgaagaatgtatcgtaaatagataaatgttcttccttaaatgctagggggcatactgtaagtattgctatgttaaattcccataggagcaggaggattttttttatatgtttttatttttaaaggccagttatttcaaggatccaggatattatgcatcctgattaagttcccttggcctttggaattaaaatagccccacatcatcacatacccttcaccatagagcAGATTGGCTTGttgttttttccagttggcctagcctgtttgatttgcattgagctcagtgagcaaatacttatgctccctagcatttaaggaagaacatttatttatttatgatacattcttcaatcacaaagaaaattgatgtccttacgGGTTTGATATTTACTcattttatttaaggcattaagatcaattgtcaaatgatgattttatattcctctttttagtatAGTATCAAATACATTCTCCCCATTGTATCAGGCATACGACTATACTAACTAACCCCCAAATACGTTGCTTTGAAATCTCTTATTTTTTCACTCTCCTTCAGATTTCTGTCACTTCACAATGGATCCAAACACAGCATACAGAAACCTCCATCTGTCTGAAGGGAACAGGAAGGTGGAGTGGAGAGATGAGCGCCAGTCATATCCTGAtcatccagagagatttgataagTGTtgtcaggtgctgtgtagagagggtgtgtctggacgctgctactgggaggttgagtggagtggagagggtcGTATAGCAGTCtcatataaaagcatcagcaggaaAGGAGGCGGTAAAGAGTGTGGCTTTGGATATAATGATCAGTCCTGGATGCTGGAACGCTGCAACTCCAGCTCCTATTTCTTGCACAATAATAAACAGACTAAACTTCCTCTAGTGGCCGGCTCCAgaataggagtgtatgtggatcaCAGGGCAGGAATTCTGGCCTTCTATAGCATCTCTGACACAATGAccctcctgcacagagtccagaccacgttcactcacacactctaccctggattatatatatatatgggatCGTCAGTGAAGCTGTTGTGACACTGTATACAGCGGTGCAGAAAAGTAAAGACCATCAGATAGATGCTGTTATCACAtccacacatcacatacatccacatataaacacatccCATCTTATCAACACATAAATAGTCAGCACTCACATCTAAGATTCTGGCAGCTGCCTCTCAGCTGCCTGAGATTCTCTATTCTAAGGGGGAAACAAAAGACCAAATCCACTCCCTCATCTCTGAACCCCAGCAGATATTACAGCATCTACACCTCTGGACCTCTGCTggaacacacatcagcacaccacACATAAGCTATTGGGTGGGAAGTGTGATGATTAGCCCAGTGTATCTGATCCTCTTCCACAACCcatttcccctcctcccccaggtTTTTCAGGCCTTTAATCTCTCTGTGTATTGGCCACAATTCCATTATAATAATATGTATATTTTTGAGTATTTTGATGGCTAATGTCAAATTTACAAAATTGTGTTATACTTTAGATTCCTAGAAGCTATACCGAATATGCTCCTCATAGGAAATGTCGAAATGATAATAAGTGAGAGGAGATTAACACAAAAATACTCTTGAGTGTTGATTTTGAATGTAGATTTTAGGGGGTTTTACATGTTGTATGTTTCATGTTTGGTATATATTGTGATGCTTGCTGCAACACAAATTGCCCATCTGGGACAAATAATACAATTGTAACTTGTAATTGTAATTGTAGCCTTTGATCtttcttttgcacacacacacacacacacacacacacacacacacacttcaaacctGAGTGCTGAGATTATCATGCAGTACCTGAAGGTTACTGGTGTGATGGCTACAAAGaagctgatacagtatgtctgtcaaACTATCTAATCAGTAGGCAATATGCTAGAATATAAATCCACAATAATGTCGAAATGTCATACTAATAAATGCCTTTGGAACAATATGCACATTATCTTACCAATACTCAAACTATCTcagtttaaaggtatactatgcaacgtttttcagttaatcaattcgttccatactgtatgattaaatgagtcattaccggtcgaactgtgtttttttggccgctctagtggtctgtagcggtaaaacc contains:
- the LOC134089724 gene encoding tripartite motif-containing protein 16-like protein: MGFGSLVEERDLLLTNYSQLSEEKELLLINYTTLAEERDRLQKELDDLGYTLVEERDLLMTKYTRLSEERDRLQKELDDLVGWNNFQSSLYFFSTKERSWTASRKDCQQKGADLVIINSKEEQPIYFCLQKQLRQTKGKFQQRIQERNKELQELRKAVDTLKSSAKTAVDNSERIFTEMIRSIERRRSEVTELIRAQEKAEVSWAEGLLKQLEQEIAELKRRDAELEHLSHIDNHIHFIKNVVSVTAAPCRTVSTNMAFRSFSFEAVKESVSAVKVQLELKLDGIFKQEVAKISTAVAHIQIIRPLEYVDPEPTVRRTDMSDILAVFPEPVTREELLLYFCHFTMDPNTAYRNLHLSEGNRKVEWRDERQSYPDHPERFDKCCQVLCREGVSGRCYWEVEWSGEGRIAVSYKSISRKGGGKECGFGYNDQSWMLERCNSSSYFLHNNKQTKLPLVAGSRIGVYVDHRAGILAFYSISDTMTLLHRVQTTFTHTLYPGLYIYMGSSVKLL